CTGGTTCGTTATGAATACAGCACCGCTTCTAGCATGGACCTCTATTAGAGGAGTTGTTCGTACGTCTTCGAAACTGATTGGTCACAGTCTTCGCCGACTGATCTCTAATTCGTGCTGTATTCGCGCCCTCTATTCAGCAAAACCTGCTCGAGCTATCGAACTGCTGTCAAGAGGGGTGTGCTGAATACAGAGAATAAGTTCAGCACGCCGAGTTCGTTTGTTTCATTTCGAAGGCGATGAACCAGCCGTTCAGTAGAACGTGCGGAGGTAACGCTGCGAGTCTTATCAAACCGAGATGACGGTGGGAGAATCGTGGTGAATACCAGGTACGTATGTGGCACGTACACTGTCCGAACAGAGCGGAGCCAGAATCGGCCAGTACTGACCACAGAGTAGTCAAAACCGATAATTACCGGGCCCCTCGCTACCATCCACCATTGAAGGATACAAGTCTCTGGATCTCTTTACTCGTTCCATGGCCACCGAGACGCGATCGACTTGTTGTGAATGTACACCTGTGGGAGAGACGCGATTCGGGGAAGAGCGTGGGCGTCCACCATCTCTGGCAATCGTCGAAGCAGTGGCAGCCGTCGAAGGTGTTGCTCCGACGGAGTTCGACCCACTCTATGAGACAATTGACCCAGAATCAATAGACCAGTTGTTCACGGACAGTGGCAACACGTCAACACCGGCGAGTTTCCTTCGGCTCTCTGTCGCCGGTTGGAACGTCTTCGTTCGCGGTGACGGTGTTATCCGAGTCTGCGACCCTGACCAGATGACTGACCCCGCTTCAGCGTTCCACAAACCACTCCGCGAGTAACACACAACGTACTAACAGACTGGTACAGTACCTACACGACGAAATAAATCGAGTCCCTGTACTGTATCGACCCCCTGTATTCAACGTGCAGTTTTGATAGCTGTCTGTGAAATCGACTGCCATCTCGTTACTTCTTCACCTGTACTGAGCGATCATCACTTTCGCAGATCAAGCCGAATCTTGTGGGACATTCGCGCGGTCTATTCAGCAGCGGCTGAACGAACTCTCTGGATGCTGGCAGACATTGCGTGCTGAATAGAGAGAATGGGCCATGTTTAGGCGTGGGAATTTGAGGGATAGAGGGCCGATCGGACGCGAGTAGCGTACAAAAGATTCAGAAATGGAGATGACGTACAGGGGACTCGTTTCGACCACTTCGTCGTTTCAACCGTTCTATCGAGGATGAAGGGACACATCGTCTCGGGCTATGGTCAAAACTCTCAACGATGACATGCAGATACTGACCGGAGGCAGGCCAGAGAGCTGTTCTCACGAGCGTCTAACCAAGCCCCATCCTCTGTATTCAGTACACGGTTTCTGACAGCTACCGGGAGGTGAACCACGGCTCCGGTAACGCCTTCGTCTGTACTGACCGCAGAGGGTTGTGAACCGATTACTCTCTGCGGGTTTCAACAGGGCTACAAAACGTGGCCTGAGTTCTCATCACCTACCGCTCTACCGCGATGTCCACCTCGAACCCGATCGGTGGGACAGCGACCGCGGTTCGTCGGCGTCCGACTCCGGACCGCGCTGGGATCCGGGTGGTCGGTCCGATCAGCGCGCCGGAGCGCGCCACCCCTTCGAGGCGGACGTCCGCGTCGATGATCGACCGGCGCACCGTCGTCCCCTCGAACGTGGCGTCCGGGAAGACCACCGATCGCTCCACCTCGGCGTCGATGAGCGTCGCGCCCGGCATCACGTGGACGTCGTCGCCGATCGTCGCGTTCGCGAGGGTCGCACTTTTCGCAACGAGCGTGTCCCCGTCGAGATGCCACGCGACGGCGTCGAGATAGCTCTCGGGCGTGCCGATGTCGAACCACGCGCCCTCGAAGGCGTAGGCGTACGTGGCCTCGCGATTCTGGAGCCACTGGATAAACCAGCCGGGTTCGTCGGGGTTGTTGCCCTCTCGAGATAGGTCCCGAGCAACGACAGGGCGTCCTGCGGGAACGCGTAGCAGGCGATCGACACCAGCGTGCTCTTCGGATCGGCGGGTTTTTCCTGGAAGTCGACGACGCGCTCGCCGTCGAGGTCGACCAACCCGTACGACGTGGCCTTCTCACGCGAGCCGACGTCGTAGGCGGCGAGCGTCGGTGCCTCTCGGTGGTCGAAGTAATCGAGAAAGTCCCCAATATCGAAACTGATCAGGTTATCGCCGGCGATCACCAGCAGGTCGTCGTTGATCCCCTCGCGCTCGACGAGCTGGGCGAGCGCGCCGACGACGCCGAACTTCTCGTCCTCGGCGGTCGTTTCCTCGATCGACAATTGCGGTTTCGCGAACGCGCTGTCCGCGAGATGGGCCTCGAACGCCTCGGCGAAGCGCTCGTTCGTACTCACGAACACCTCGTCGATGCGTGCGTCTGCCTCGAGGTCGCGAAAGATGCGATCGATGACGGTCGTCTCCCCGATCGGCAGAAACATCTTGGGCCGGTGTTTCGTGATCGGCCACAACCGGGTGGCGTACCCCCCGCCAGCACAACGGCTTTCATTACCTCAGCGTGATCAGTAGCGTTCCAAGAACTTTCTGGTTATTGGTAATACCACGCCGGCGGTGCGACGCCGGCAGGTACCATCCCCGCGTCGATGCCGTATATACCAGCCGACAGTCACGAGTGAGATGGGTTCGCGCCACGCGCGATCACGACAAGATGCGCCTTTCGATCGCGAACCTTGCCGCGCTCGGGTGGGCGCCGGAGTACGAGAGCGATCGCGCCGTGCGAACGACGAAGCGGGAACTGATTGTGGATCTCGGCGTGGCGACACACGAGTGAACGCGCGGTCGGAGGAGGGCTGACGGTGTCGCGCGATCGAGTCTCGTGCGCCGTACAGCGGGTATCTGCAGCACACTGCCATCGTGCTCACCAGTCATAGTAGCGATTCGCCCAGAATGTAGGAAGAATTGATTTGTTCTAGTAGCTACATGAGGGTGGTATGTCTCCCGAGGTCTGGGCAGACAGCCCCGAAGAGCGAATCACGAGAGAAGAGTACAGAGCGTCGAAAGCCGGGTTAACTGCCGGACAATACGGAGAAGACGGCGAGCCGAGAGGGGTCGGACGGTTCTTGGAACGAATTGTAATCAGGGAACTCCAGAAAATCGCTCACGAGCAGTACGATTCGGAGTTACGGTTTGAACACGGAGTTGTCGTCGAGGACTACGGATCACGGAAATATCCGGGTGCTTCGGCTTCAGGTGCGTCTGGAGTGGATACCGATGCGTCGCCGGAATTCGACATCGTGTGCTATCGAGGAGACGTTGCTTGGACGTACAGTGATGGGAAACCGCTCGCGGTAGTACCTGAGTCATTTCTGTACGGCGTGGTTGAGGTGAAACGTGGAGTGAACGGCAGTAATCTGGATGCGATCAACCGGCAGCTTCGCCGTCAAAGTGAGTACCTAGATTCTGCTCGTGGTGTGCGGGTCCCTCAGATATTGGTTGGGGTGCAATATTTTGGCGGCCAAGTGGTGGAGATGGTAACCGAAGCTGTTTCGGAGTACGTCGCGTTAATTGGCGATATCAACGGTAGTGGTTCGGCAAGAAGTATGACCGAGCCCGTTGAGGTGGGTGAGAAGGGGTTCGTTGGCCGTGGATGCTTAGAATCCGTGGTATCGGTGCTGAACGAGCAGGCCGAATAGCAGCGGACCACGGTCGCAGTGTAGCCCGTGGTAAGCGATTACAGAATAGTTAGGAGTTGTCGAGAGTCACACTCGGTTTGTCGGGCCACGGTGCGGATTCCAGATTCGCTTCGTTCTCGACGTGAATCCGAGAGAAGGAGTACTCCCCGCTCGCTGCCTCATCCGAGACCGTGTACGTCCAGACGGTTTCCCAGAGGTCTTGGTCGACTTCGGTGAACTCCCACCCTTGCCCGCCACCGCGAATGTTCCCGTTCGGCCCTTCGAGACTGATATGAAGCCAGTTAACGGTGATATTCGATTCGGCAAGCACAGTGAGTCGGAGTTCCGTCCCATCACGCACGTCAACAGCTTCCAACGAAACCTCTTCGAGCGTTGGTTCTTCAGGATTGACGTCTGTTTCGATCGTGACGCTGGGCTCTTCAGCCCAGGGAGCGGATTCAAGACCTCCCTCGTTCTCGACGTGAACCCGCGAGAAGGAGTATTCCCCGCTCGCCGCTTCATCCGAGACCGTGTACGTCCAGACGGTTTCCCACGTGCCGTCCTCGATTTCGGTGAACTCCCACCCTTGTCCGCCACCGCGAATGTTTCCGTTCGGTCCTTCGAGGCTGATATGGAGCCAGTTAACAGGTACGTTCGATTCAGCGAGAACCGTCAGCCGCAGCTCAGTTCCACTACTCACGTCAACGGGTTCTAACGAGACGTCGCTCAGAACGGGGCGCTCGGGATCAGCATCAGTTCGAATAGTCGCACTCGGCTCGGCGGGCCACGGAGCGGATTCCAGATTCGCTTCGTTCTCGACGTGAACCCGCGAGAAGGAGTACTCACCGCTCGCCGCCTCATCTGAAACCGTATATGTCCATTCAGTTTTCCAGACGCCGTCTTCAACCTCCTCGAAGTCCCATCCCTGGCCGCCCCCTCGAATATTTCCGTTCGGTCCTTCGAGGCTGATATGGAGCCAGTTGACGGTGGTATTCGATTCGGCAAGCACAATGAGTCGAAGGGTCGTCCCATCACGCACGTCAGCGGTTTCTAACGAAACGTCTCTGAGAACTGGTGATTCGCCGGTTGGTCCCTCATCAGTTGGTCCCTCGTCGGTTGGTCCCTCACCAGTCGACTCTGATGCCGTCTCGTCCGCACTCTCTCGCTCTGCATCGTCTCCGGCATCCACTCTCCCGGTCTCCGGATCGCCATCCCGTCCGATGCACCCGATGAGGCCTATCGCACCCGAGACAGTAGCGAGGCGGAGGAACTGTCGACGGTCTGCCGTCATGCTTACTGATATTCGATACGTCGAACATAGTTCTGCTGAAGAGAGCTGTAGGGTAGCGAATGACCGCAAATGGGAGGCGATCGAGGAGCACCAGCCGACGAGGTGGTCACGGCAGTACTATAGTAACCGTTAGAACTATTTACTCAGATAGTGTTGCTGAGTGTAGTGGATCATCTCGACGAGATCTCTGTCGAGGAACTACAAACTGCCCTCGACAGTGTGGAAGGAAAGAAGCCGACACAACGGCTCTTAGCCGCAATAGCGTACAAAAATGGTCTTACGCAAACTGAACTAGCTGAGTGGTACGACGTTCAGCGCCGGACGATCTATAACTGGCTCAAGCGACTCGACACCGACGAGTCGCTTGAGCAGGCTGTTACTGATGCTCATCGGTCTGGGAGAAAACGAAAGCTTTCAGAACAAGAGCAAACAGAGTTCGAAGAGGTTGTCCATGAATCTCCCGAAGAAGTTGGCGTTGACGCGCCGGCATGGACGCCGGCGCTCGTCCAGCAATACCTTGACGAGATATACGATGTCGAGTATTCAATCCCGAGCTGTCGGCGGTTGCTCAACGAAGCGGGATTGAGCTATCAAAAACCTCGCCGTACAGCCGCCGAATCTGATGCTGATGAGCAAGAAGCGTTCCGCGAGCAACTCAAAAAAAGCGGCGGGAGATGGACGCCACGGTAGTCTGTATCGATCAACCCAAGAAATCCGTGCAAGTCGAGCCGCGTGCCGAGTCGAGCCGCGTGCCGCGTGGTTTCCGTGCGGCACGCGGCCGTCCGTCGAATTGTCTGGACAACGCGACTGGACGTGTCTGTTGGGCGCGATCACCGAGGACGGTGATCGCTTTTTCTCTCGATTCGAAGAGTATGTGACTGCCGAACACGCAGAGCATTTCATTCTCGCGTTATGCCAAGAATTCGAAGATGATTTGATCATTGTACTAGATGGAGCGCCGTATTTTCAGGCGTCGGCCGTCACGGACCTGACGACCCGTGACGACCTCGCCTTCGTGACATTGCCGGCGTATTCACCTGAACTAAACTCGGTCGAAGAGTGCTGGAGACAACTTCAATCAGCACTTAGCAACCGGTTCTTCGACTCACTACCTGAACTTACAACAGCGATCGATACCGCTCTTGATCAACTCTCGCTTCCAAAAGTGAGCAATTATTTCTAACGACTACTATAGGCGGGGTGCTTTTGACAGTGTCGAGGCCGGACCCTGGTCGGGCAGTGTAAACCACCTCACGTCGGCGTCCGACTGCCCTTCGTCGCCGTCAGCTCCGTTGGTTCTTTGCGGCCGAGCGTGACCCTTGAGTCACCCGTGCTGGAGGCGCCCGCTCTACCTATTTGATTTCATATATATTTCCAAATCTATAGTATAATTAATATATACATTCGGTGCTGCGGGAGAGTCCGGTTGGAACTAGACCTAAGGCCGAGTAGCAGGTGGCACTGTTCCATCACCAGAACAAAAGACTCGAAATAAGTAGTAAAATCCGGATCTAGTCGATGATTATATGTGAAGAAGAATAATTTACGCACGATAGAAGGCAGATTTCAAGCCAGGATTGGCCCAACCTCAACCCTGTCTCTCCCAGGTCGAGATCGCCAACTACCGCCAAAAACGACCAAAACATCTGAATTCAGAACAATATTAAAGACCGAGAAATAGTCATATCGACGTGCGGAGTCGCACATCCCATTCCCCGCTCGTAGTGCGGGTCACAGCGAGCCCAGTTCAGCAGGGGCGCCAGACACGCCCCAGCCAGCGACGGGGAGTTGGACGCAGATTGACCGTCGACCATCTGGCGTGAGCGGCCTTCACTCATCGATTTCTAGGATCGACCGATCGACCCGATAACTATAACAATCATTAGTGTTATACGAGCCAAAACAGCTGAGTTGGGGGGTGCTGGTTGACATTTTTACGAAAGTACTGTTGTAATACATCGACGCAAGGAGAAGACTTCCCGTCGATGACTTAGTTTTGACAATGTCAAAAGTTGTGGGAACGTTCATGGGAGTTGGGAGAAGCCAACTGCCATCCTTCTTGCAGAGAAGAATCGACTACACTTAATTTCTACCCGGCGACGGTGTTTGAAGGGTGACTTCGATCACATTCGCCGAATCGACGAGTCGGTCGGGGACCGTCGTTGCAAACCGTTCCCCGCGCACACGACTCGTTGGTGCGGACAAGCTAATCGCTCCGTATACGGTCTCAGCATGAATTATAGGCGCTGCGACGGCACGAACTCCAGAAATTTGCTCCTCATCGTTGCGGGCGAAGCCGTCGGCACGGACGTCCTCGAGTTCGGCCCGTAAGGTCGCTTCGTCAGTAATCGTGTTTGGCGTTCGCGGAACGAACTCATAGTCGTCGAGGATGGCATTGCGGCGCTCCGGGGGCAGATGCGCCAGAATCGCTTTGCTGGCCGCCGAACAATGGAGATTCCGTCGCGGAAATCCTTTGATCCGCGTGTAGAGATCCTCGCCGACGGCATCCGGGCCGAACTGCTCGTAGAGGAGAATTTCCCGGCCATGGCTTTCTACGACCAGGTGACTGGCTTCACCCGTCTCTTGGGCGAGTTTATCGACTTCGGACTTCCCGGCCTGATAGAGGCGCGAGCGCGACCGCACGTATTCGCCGAGCGGTAGCGCAAAGAAGCCAACATGATACTCGCCGTTACTCGTCCGAACATACCCGAGGTCCCGCAGCGTCTGAAGGTAGGTATGGGTGGTCCCGGGCGACCGGTCGATGTGCGTGGCGACCTCTGAGACGGTCGCCCCTTCTTCATCCCGTAACACTTTGAGGATTTCAAACGCTAACTCCACGGATTGAATCCGCCGCGGGCTTCGATCGTCGGCCATACAGGCCGATTAGGGGCAACCCACATAATTTTTGGTATTGTCAAACTCGTGTGCGTACTCAGTTCGCCGTTGGGTCCCGAGGCGTACCGGGGTCCAACGGTACCTTTTTATCCTTACCAACATAGAACGATGGACGTTACTATGAGCGAAGTACGTCTCGCCGACGTAACAAAGGTGTACGACGATATTCTCGCCGTTGAGGAGATCGATTTGACCGTCCGCGACGGTGAGTTCCTCGTGATGGTCGGTCCTTCCGGCTGTGGGAAATCAACGACACTCCGGATGATCGCTGGCCTCGAGACGATCACTGCCGGGGAAATCGGCATCGGCGACCAAGTCGTCAACGACGTGCGCCCCCAGGATCGGGATATCGCAATGGTGTTCCAGAACTACGCGCTGTACCCGCATATGACCGTGCGGGAGAACATGGCGTTTGGCCTGAAACTGGCCGACGAATTTGACGAGGCCGAAATCGACACCCGCGTCGAGGAGGCTGCTGATCTCCTTGAGATCCCGGAACTACTCGACCAGTATCCGAAACAACTTTCAGGGGGCCAACAGCAGCGGGTCGCCCTCGGCCGGGCGATCGTCCGCGATCCAGACGTCTTCCTGATGGACGAACCGCTCAGTAATCTGGATGCGAAGTTGCGCACCCAAATGCGGACGGAACTGCAACGCATCCAGGAGGAACTCGGGGTGACGACGATTTATGTTACCCATGATCAGACCGAAGCGATGACGATGGGGGATCGCATCGCGATCCTCAACGAGGGCCAACTCCAACAGGTTGCCCGCCCGGAGGTGTGTTATGACCGCCCGAACAACGAGTTCGTTGCCGGATTCATCGGCTCGCCAAGTATGAACTTCTTCGAGGTGACCGTGTCACCGACGGACGATGGGGTTCGCGTACAGGGCACCGGGTTCGAAACGACGCTGCCGGTGACACTGGACGCCGGCGAGTACACCCTCGGCGTCCGGCCGGAGGATTTCACTGCGACAGACGGGACTGGCCGTCTCGAGACGGTCGTCGACGTTGTCGAACCGATGGGATCCGACAATTTCCTCTATCTCCATCCTGTTGATGGCGAGAACGAGATTATTGCGCGTGTTGATAGCGAGTTCCGCCCGGAATCCGGCGACTTGGTTGCGCTCGACTTCGCAGCGGTCGACGCGCACTTTTTCGAGCAGACCGGCGACCGCGTACCGCTTGAAGACGAATTCGAATCCGTGACAACTGCCTAAAGACCATGCTATACGACGCTATTGGAGCCACGAGTAGTGAGTGGGCCGGAAAATCATACGCGGAGATCAAAGAGACCGCGGCGAGGGACGGATCAGTCCTTGTGATCCCAGTTGGCAGTATCGAACAACACGGCCACCATCTTCCCGTCGCGACCGATACCATTCTTGTTGAGGCGATGGTCACCGGGGCCGCGGAACGGGCGCCCGAGGACGCCCCGGTCCTGGTCGTCCCGCCGGTCTGGAGTGGCTTCTCCCCCCATCATCTCTCGTTCGGGGGGACGCTCTCCCTTGAGTTCGAGCACCTCCGATCAGTCCTCGAGGACGTCGCTTTAACCGGGGTCAAAAGCGGATTCGATGCGGTCTGTTTCGTGAACGGCCATGGCGGGAATACGGCGCTGATTAACGCGGTAGTCAGTACGGTCGGGACTTCGACAGACGCCGAAGTGCTTGGGACGACGTATTTCACGTTGGCCACCGAGGAAATCGACGCCCTCCGGGAGAGCGAACTCGGGGGGATGGCACACGGCGGGGAGTACGAAACGTCACTCATGCTTCATCTCCGCCCGGATCTCGTGGCCGATTCGGATACCGCCGCGGCAACGGCGTGGGATGAACACTACGACTGGGGCGGCAGCGACCTACTGAAAGGCGGCACGCTGGCCGTCTATCGTGGGTTCGACGAGTACTCCGAGTCGGGGGCGATCGGGGCGCCGCACCTGGCCAGCGCCGAAAAGGGGTCCCGTATTTACGACATCGTCACGGAGGAACTCGCGGCCCTGTTCGTCGCGATCCACGAACACAACGCGTGACACGCCCCAATCATTTCTATTATTTATTATAATCAAAAATATGATTCCCGGTATATTTTAATAGTTTCAGCATAAGGGTAGTGCATATGCCGAACGACGCGACAGATCCGTTTGGAGAAGAAAGTATCGATCGCCGACAGATGATGAAAGGCCTTGGCGCCGGCGGGATTATCGCGCTGGCTGGCTGTATCGGCGGTGGTGGTGATGGGAGCGACGACAGCGACATTCAGTTCCTGACGATGGGCGTTGGGGATAATATCGAAGACTTCTTCGAAGAAAACAATGCCCAATTCGAAGAGGAACACGACATCACCCTCGAGTTCACGAGCGTCACCTGGGATAACGCCCAGCAGACCGTCAATAACCGGGTCGATGGCAACGAAGCCCCAGATGTCGGACGCTGGCCTGCTCGGTGGATT
The nucleotide sequence above comes from Halosolutus halophilus. Encoded proteins:
- a CDS encoding HalOD1 output domain-containing protein, which produces MATETRSTCCECTPVGETRFGEERGRPPSLAIVEAVAAVEGVAPTEFDPLYETIDPESIDQLFTDSGNTSTPASFLRLSVAGWNVFVRGDGVIRVCDPDQMTDPASAFHKPLRE
- a CDS encoding IclR family transcriptional regulator; translation: MADDRSPRRIQSVELAFEILKVLRDEEGATVSEVATHIDRSPGTTHTYLQTLRDLGYVRTSNGEYHVGFFALPLGEYVRSRSRLYQAGKSEVDKLAQETGEASHLVVESHGREILLYEQFGPDAVGEDLYTRIKGFPRRNLHCSAASKAILAHLPPERRNAILDDYEFVPRTPNTITDEATLRAELEDVRADGFARNDEEQISGVRAVAAPIIHAETVYGAISLSAPTSRVRGERFATTVPDRLVDSANVIEVTLQTPSPGRN
- a CDS encoding ABC transporter ATP-binding protein; protein product: MSEVRLADVTKVYDDILAVEEIDLTVRDGEFLVMVGPSGCGKSTTLRMIAGLETITAGEIGIGDQVVNDVRPQDRDIAMVFQNYALYPHMTVRENMAFGLKLADEFDEAEIDTRVEEAADLLEIPELLDQYPKQLSGGQQQRVALGRAIVRDPDVFLMDEPLSNLDAKLRTQMRTELQRIQEELGVTTIYVTHDQTEAMTMGDRIAILNEGQLQQVARPEVCYDRPNNEFVAGFIGSPSMNFFEVTVSPTDDGVRVQGTGFETTLPVTLDAGEYTLGVRPEDFTATDGTGRLETVVDVVEPMGSDNFLYLHPVDGENEIIARVDSEFRPESGDLVALDFAAVDAHFFEQTGDRVPLEDEFESVTTA
- a CDS encoding creatininase family protein, producing MLYDAIGATSSEWAGKSYAEIKETAARDGSVLVIPVGSIEQHGHHLPVATDTILVEAMVTGAAERAPEDAPVLVVPPVWSGFSPHHLSFGGTLSLEFEHLRSVLEDVALTGVKSGFDAVCFVNGHGGNTALINAVVSTVGTSTDAEVLGTTYFTLATEEIDALRESELGGMAHGGEYETSLMLHLRPDLVADSDTAAATAWDEHYDWGGSDLLKGGTLAVYRGFDEYSESGAIGAPHLASAEKGSRIYDIVTEELAALFVAIHEHNA